From the genome of Phytohabitans rumicis, one region includes:
- a CDS encoding LamG domain-containing protein, whose product MTGYDASLLIHLRLDTMTGGRVADNSSHARHGTVGGNPAVVADDHFGSSLRFDGNDAVRVSDVRPRATGANPAHTITGWVLADAYPARRAWLLNLGQANAGAHHWLLHPNGGLQLGVWGGTQHTPTLPRGVWTHVAVVYDGSALACYLDGEPVAASRAGTFRFATYSLALAEPKLAELGYTGRLAGLRIYDRALTAAEVGEVMDDDRAAMAVFRRTHPLAFSLHDGDTQPVLAIVDDATGGRMSLEVTNTASQDVVLAAGGAHLELSFRPGILATTGQPLIVETPAGWSAAVGKDRITLTGPAGTSIAADQTLHFGLVNIGGDGRGGTRGTRVQLRYLNLGYVGETAPLTGRSVQHLSLVNRRGQQDIPLEADFASFHTVLTESAGTTGSLGSDVKLRITNVSDSPIPLTPSGQEAPSTLVLAFEEGSLDLAALSVTAEGADWSVVKPTEEGQTPTWEVTSPTRIALGAGESVLLTLNRVIGRHPSGPTRLLIHYRNFPGYWDGHLALTVEKTALLVRDVTPATGGVDTRVGIGTADPLAKLHVVGGAIMPAEGITARAGILFLKSPRGTTDEGAWIRYRAIPTGSSTLQIGTGAGAKDHLLLMPSGNVGVGVDTPAAALHVVGPGNVSTSTSALMVGPAKSAHLGLGHVGGYGWIQGGGSRPLVLNPHGGTVRIGETDIDPAAPAPSDRLYVNGSATVLGLTVGTMSTPFANIQAGGTPVTLNASPTPPGIPHPAGFEVVTVEFPMAFLTVPVVVATVELASSGERAVYSCTVQSARRESMTVHVLRVDKRIEQVNVQARINWIAWTRS is encoded by the coding sequence GTGACCGGCTACGACGCGAGCCTGCTGATCCACCTGCGCCTCGACACCATGACCGGCGGCCGAGTGGCCGACAACTCGTCGCACGCCCGGCACGGCACCGTCGGCGGCAATCCGGCCGTGGTCGCGGATGACCATTTCGGCAGCAGCCTGCGCTTCGACGGCAACGACGCGGTCCGGGTGTCGGACGTGCGCCCGCGGGCCACCGGAGCCAACCCGGCGCACACCATCACCGGCTGGGTGCTCGCCGACGCCTACCCGGCGCGGCGTGCCTGGCTCCTCAACCTCGGCCAGGCCAACGCGGGCGCGCACCACTGGCTGCTCCATCCGAACGGTGGCCTACAACTCGGGGTGTGGGGCGGCACGCAGCACACCCCGACGCTGCCGCGCGGGGTGTGGACGCACGTCGCCGTGGTGTACGACGGCTCGGCGCTCGCCTGCTACCTCGACGGTGAGCCGGTCGCCGCGAGCAGGGCCGGCACCTTCCGCTTCGCCACGTACAGCCTCGCGCTGGCGGAGCCCAAGCTGGCCGAACTCGGCTACACCGGGCGCCTCGCAGGCCTGCGGATCTACGATCGCGCGCTGACCGCCGCCGAGGTCGGCGAGGTGATGGACGACGACCGTGCCGCGATGGCGGTCTTCCGGCGCACCCATCCGCTCGCCTTCAGCCTGCACGACGGCGACACCCAGCCGGTACTCGCGATCGTCGACGACGCGACGGGTGGCCGGATGAGCCTGGAGGTCACCAACACCGCCAGCCAGGACGTGGTGCTCGCCGCCGGCGGCGCCCACCTCGAGCTGAGCTTCCGTCCCGGAATCCTCGCCACCACCGGCCAGCCGCTGATCGTCGAGACACCGGCCGGCTGGAGCGCGGCGGTCGGCAAAGACCGCATCACACTGACCGGCCCGGCCGGCACATCGATCGCCGCCGACCAGACCCTCCACTTCGGACTGGTGAATATCGGTGGCGACGGCCGCGGCGGCACCCGCGGCACCCGGGTTCAGTTGCGCTACCTCAACCTCGGGTACGTCGGCGAGACCGCGCCGCTGACCGGCCGCAGCGTCCAGCACCTCAGCCTGGTCAACCGGCGCGGCCAGCAGGACATCCCACTGGAGGCGGACTTCGCCAGCTTCCACACGGTCCTCACCGAGTCGGCCGGCACCACCGGTAGCCTCGGCAGCGACGTCAAGCTGCGGATCACCAACGTCTCCGACTCGCCGATCCCGCTGACCCCGAGCGGGCAGGAGGCGCCGTCGACGCTGGTGCTCGCGTTCGAGGAGGGATCGCTTGACCTGGCGGCGCTCTCCGTCACCGCCGAAGGAGCCGACTGGAGCGTCGTCAAGCCCACCGAAGAGGGCCAGACGCCGACCTGGGAGGTCACCTCACCGACCCGCATCGCCCTCGGCGCGGGGGAGAGCGTGCTCCTCACCCTCAACAGGGTCATCGGTCGCCACCCGTCCGGACCCACGCGCCTGCTCATCCACTACCGGAACTTCCCCGGGTACTGGGACGGCCACCTCGCCCTCACCGTCGAGAAGACCGCGCTCCTCGTCCGCGATGTCACCCCCGCCACCGGTGGGGTCGACACGCGGGTCGGCATCGGCACCGCCGACCCGCTGGCCAAGCTGCACGTCGTGGGCGGCGCCATCATGCCGGCCGAAGGGATTACCGCCAGAGCGGGCATCCTGTTCCTGAAAAGCCCTCGGGGTACGACCGACGAGGGCGCGTGGATCCGCTACCGCGCCATCCCCACCGGTTCCAGCACATTGCAGATCGGCACCGGCGCCGGCGCCAAGGACCACCTGCTGCTCATGCCGTCCGGCAACGTCGGTGTCGGCGTCGACACGCCCGCCGCGGCCCTGCACGTCGTGGGCCCTGGCAACGTCAGCACCAGCACCAGCGCGCTGATGGTCGGGCCAGCGAAATCCGCCCACCTGGGCCTCGGCCACGTCGGTGGGTACGGCTGGATCCAGGGCGGCGGCTCGAGACCGCTGGTACTCAACCCGCACGGCGGCACCGTCAGGATCGGCGAGACCGACATAGACCCAGCGGCGCCGGCGCCGAGCGACCGGCTGTACGTCAACGGCAGCGCCACGGTTCTCGGGCTGACCGTCGGCACCATGTCGACGCCGTTCGCGAACATCCAGGCCGGCGGCACACCGGTGACGCTGAACGCCAGCCCGACCCCTCCGGGGATCCCCCACCCGGCGGGCTTCGAGGTGGTGACAGTCGAATTCCCGATGGCGTTTCTCACCGTACCGGTGGTGGTGGCCACGGTGGAGCTCGCCTCGAGCGGCGAGCGCGCGGTCTACTCGTGCACCGTACAGAGTGCCCGAAGAGAGTCGATGACAGTCCATGTGTTGCGGGTGGACAAGAGGATCGAACAGGTCAACGTCCAGGCCCGCATCAACTGGATCGCCTGGACTAGGAGCTGA
- a CDS encoding substrate-binding domain-containing protein, whose amino-acid sequence MPGPRRFTVEDDEPAAGRHGQTRRVRRTRPGEPKLHAAVDQRPAGGRRVARCRRVPEDIARVGVDNWLPTAEGCRPALTSVDLNLQQVGRSAGALLLEAIQRGETEAGVQTVPCRLGGTRLLRSSGPACSRPDSVRVSHGPRWTGEKRGHGCCRRRLPRWRPAVARPWWARWPRTRGR is encoded by the coding sequence TTGCCAGGCCCTCGACGCTTCACCGTTGAAGACGACGAACCCGCCGCTGGCCGGCACGGGCAAACACGTCGAGTCCGACGGACCAGGCCAGGCGAGCCGAAGCTGCACGCTGCCGTTGACCAGCGGCCGGCTGGAGGTCGTCGCGTTGCGCGATGCCGGCGCGTGCCCGAGGACATCGCGCGCGTCGGCGTGGACAACTGGCTGCCCACCGCGGAGGGCTGCCGCCCCGCGCTCACCAGCGTCGACCTCAACCTCCAACAGGTGGGCCGGAGCGCGGGCGCGCTGCTACTGGAGGCCATCCAGCGTGGCGAGACGGAAGCCGGCGTGCAAACCGTGCCCTGCCGGCTGGGTGGTACACGCCTCCTCCGCTCCAGCGGCCCGGCGTGTAGCCGACCCGACAGCGTCCGGGTGAGTCATGGTCCACGCTGGACTGGCGAGAAAAGGGGGCATGGATGCTGTCGGAGGCGCTTGCCGCGTTGGCGGCCAGCGGTGGCACGGCCCTGGTGGGCGCGATGGCCACGGACGCGTGGACGGTGA
- a CDS encoding tetratricopeptide repeat protein, with amino-acid sequence MSGPGVRQEVRVESGFGYGVIGADLHVFADRGPVYLLQAHRPAPTPDTAWLLAQPSRLLDARYAVVDFTGRDAELAQLSDWRATGPRLTARWLHAAGGQGKTRLTNEFARRSAAAGWKVVTAVHGAGTIWSPPGSEDLRLGDAAGLLVLVDYADRWPRSDLAWLFSNVLLHQPVPTRLLLVARSVDPWPLLRADLHRHQADTTDQALRTLPRVEGERERMYTVALDAFAARYGNGQPARALPPGLLDDPEYGLTLAIHLAALVRVDAAANSRPYPADIVGLTAYLLDREREHWAKLYANSAHGSDFRTPPSVMARAVQVAVLTGSMPHREGQSILGRLDLEVRPERLLSDHAICYPPIDPRQGAVLEPLYPDRLAEDFLALMLPGHDLDGHPADPWAATATTDVLAGGSPPGHLPRAITFLAAAAGRWPHVGAAHLYPLLLDNPRHAVSAGGAALTSLAQLPTMPMELLEAIESLLPETRDVDLDAGIAAVASRLAAERLGCDPDPVDRLRIQWDLSILLSNAGRDPEALDAIQAAVAVARQLVEGGGTGLEPDLAGSLTILGGALARLGRWEEALDAATEAVAIQRRLAARTPAASGPELATSLHNLSIALAAAGLRERAVEAAEEAVRIRSQPDATDDEEHAAGSLDNLRVRLIDVGRLDEALALAEDAVAAHRDLVAAAPAAFGPDLARALSNHSVLLTKIGRHEDAVAAAEEAVTICRGLAAANKAAFEVDLATALTNLGNALSGMGERDQAWETTNEAVEIYRLLAQGNTGLEANLALSLSNLGKQLSDIGQQEAALAVTEEAVEIRRRLAAGNPAAHRPGLATSLDHLGKRLLSAGRVGEGLAASDEAVEIRRTLAEDNPGAFSADLANALTNQGTLLWGLGERRDALEVTEEAVEIHRELAAEGRTASASDFAAALTNLSGMLSGLGEVEDALDLASEAVAACRQQAEISPAAAAAGLSAALTNLGLVLAFAGRHSEALAATQEAVTIRRRLAAESPAVFEPELAASLTNLTADLMAFSRPDEALTSIEEAVHIYRRLAGAGHARFASGLATSLINLCITLWTMGRHEAALGAGTESVEVYRDLARQSPAAHSDGLRQAQAMVADLRTRWTG; translated from the coding sequence ATGAGCGGTCCCGGCGTACGGCAAGAGGTGCGCGTCGAGAGCGGCTTCGGCTACGGCGTGATCGGCGCGGATCTGCACGTGTTCGCCGACCGCGGTCCGGTCTACCTGCTCCAGGCCCACCGTCCCGCCCCGACCCCGGACACCGCGTGGCTGCTCGCACAGCCGAGTCGCCTGCTCGACGCCCGCTACGCCGTGGTCGACTTCACCGGCCGCGACGCCGAGCTGGCGCAGCTGTCGGACTGGCGGGCGACCGGGCCTCGGTTGACGGCCCGATGGCTGCACGCCGCCGGCGGGCAGGGCAAGACCCGGCTCACCAACGAGTTCGCGCGGCGATCCGCCGCGGCTGGCTGGAAGGTCGTCACCGCGGTCCACGGGGCCGGCACGATCTGGTCGCCACCCGGCAGCGAGGACCTGCGGCTCGGTGACGCGGCGGGCCTGCTGGTGCTCGTCGACTACGCGGATCGATGGCCCCGCTCCGACCTGGCCTGGCTCTTCAGCAACGTCCTGCTGCACCAGCCCGTACCGACCCGGTTGCTCCTCGTCGCCCGCAGCGTCGACCCGTGGCCGCTGCTGCGGGCCGATCTGCACCGGCATCAGGCCGACACCACTGACCAGGCACTGCGAACGCTGCCGCGGGTCGAGGGCGAACGCGAACGGATGTACACGGTCGCGCTGGACGCCTTCGCGGCCCGGTACGGGAACGGCCAACCCGCGCGAGCCCTTCCGCCCGGTCTGCTGGACGACCCGGAGTACGGCCTGACGCTCGCCATCCACCTCGCCGCCTTGGTCCGCGTCGACGCCGCGGCGAACAGCCGGCCCTATCCCGCCGACATCGTGGGGCTCACCGCGTACCTGCTGGACCGGGAGCGTGAGCACTGGGCCAAGCTGTACGCCAACAGCGCGCACGGGTCGGACTTCCGGACCCCGCCCAGCGTCATGGCGCGGGCGGTCCAGGTCGCCGTGCTGACCGGCTCGATGCCGCACCGCGAAGGACAGTCGATCCTGGGTCGCCTCGACCTGGAGGTGCGGCCCGAACGGCTCCTCAGCGACCACGCCATCTGCTACCCGCCGATCGACCCGCGCCAGGGCGCCGTACTCGAGCCGCTCTACCCGGACCGGCTGGCGGAGGACTTCCTCGCGCTGATGCTGCCCGGCCACGACCTGGACGGTCATCCGGCCGACCCGTGGGCCGCCACCGCGACCACCGACGTCCTCGCCGGTGGCTCGCCGCCCGGGCACCTACCCCGGGCGATCACCTTCCTGGCGGCCGCGGCTGGCCGCTGGCCGCACGTCGGCGCCGCGCACCTCTACCCGCTGCTGCTCGACAACCCCCGGCACGCGGTGTCCGCCGGCGGTGCCGCTCTGACGAGCCTCGCCCAACTGCCCACCATGCCCATGGAATTGCTGGAGGCCATCGAGTCCCTGCTGCCCGAGACCCGAGACGTCGACCTGGACGCGGGCATCGCCGCGGTCGCCTCCCGGCTCGCCGCCGAGCGACTCGGCTGCGACCCGGACCCCGTGGACCGGCTGCGCATCCAGTGGGATCTGAGCATCCTGCTGTCCAACGCGGGCCGGGACCCGGAGGCGCTGGACGCGATCCAAGCGGCGGTCGCCGTCGCTCGGCAACTGGTGGAGGGCGGCGGGACCGGACTCGAGCCCGACCTCGCCGGCTCGCTGACCATCCTGGGCGGTGCCCTGGCCCGGCTCGGGCGCTGGGAAGAGGCGCTCGACGCGGCCACCGAGGCGGTCGCGATCCAGCGGCGGCTGGCGGCGCGGACCCCGGCCGCGTCCGGGCCGGAGCTTGCCACGTCGCTGCACAACCTCAGCATCGCTCTGGCGGCGGCCGGTCTGCGGGAACGGGCCGTCGAGGCGGCCGAGGAGGCCGTCCGGATACGCAGTCAACCGGACGCCACCGACGACGAGGAACACGCCGCCGGGTCGCTGGACAACCTCCGGGTACGGCTGATCGACGTCGGGCGGCTGGACGAGGCGCTGGCGCTGGCCGAGGACGCGGTGGCCGCCCACCGGGACCTGGTCGCGGCGGCCCCGGCCGCCTTCGGGCCCGATCTCGCCCGCGCCCTGTCGAACCACAGCGTCCTGCTGACGAAGATCGGGCGCCACGAGGACGCGGTCGCCGCGGCCGAGGAGGCGGTCACGATCTGCCGAGGGCTGGCCGCGGCGAACAAGGCCGCGTTCGAGGTCGACCTGGCGACGGCCTTGACCAACCTTGGCAACGCGCTGTCCGGTATGGGAGAGCGGGACCAGGCATGGGAGACGACCAACGAGGCGGTCGAGATCTACCGGCTGCTCGCCCAGGGCAACACCGGTCTCGAAGCCAACCTGGCCCTGTCCCTCTCCAACCTCGGAAAGCAGCTGTCCGACATCGGGCAGCAGGAAGCGGCGCTGGCCGTCACCGAGGAGGCGGTCGAGATCCGCCGGCGGCTGGCGGCGGGCAACCCGGCCGCCCACCGGCCGGGCCTGGCCACGTCGCTGGATCATCTGGGCAAGCGGCTGCTGTCCGCGGGACGCGTCGGGGAAGGCTTGGCCGCCTCCGACGAGGCCGTCGAGATCCGCCGGACGCTCGCCGAGGACAACCCGGGCGCCTTCTCGGCCGACCTCGCGAACGCCCTGACCAACCAGGGCACCCTTCTGTGGGGACTGGGGGAGCGGCGGGACGCGCTGGAGGTGACAGAGGAGGCCGTCGAGATCCACCGGGAGCTGGCCGCCGAGGGCCGGACCGCCAGCGCCTCGGACTTCGCCGCCGCGCTGACCAACCTCAGCGGCATGCTGTCCGGGCTCGGGGAGGTCGAGGACGCGCTCGACCTGGCGTCCGAGGCCGTCGCCGCCTGCCGCCAGCAAGCCGAGATCTCTCCGGCCGCCGCCGCTGCCGGTCTGTCCGCCGCGCTGACGAACCTCGGTCTGGTGCTCGCCTTCGCCGGCAGGCACAGCGAGGCGCTGGCCGCGACCCAAGAGGCGGTCACGATCCGCAGGCGGCTGGCCGCCGAGAGCCCAGCGGTCTTCGAGCCGGAGCTCGCGGCCTCGCTGACCAACCTCACCGCCGACCTGATGGCCTTCAGTCGGCCGGACGAGGCATTGACGAGCATCGAGGAGGCGGTCCACATCTACCGGCGGCTGGCAGGGGCCGGCCATGCCAGGTTCGCATCCGGCCTCGCGACCTCGCTGATCAATCTGTGTATCACCTTGTGGACCATGGGTCGTCACGAGGCCGCGCTCGGTGCCGGCACCGAGTCGGTCGAGGTCTACCGCGATCTCGCGCGGCAGTCGCCGGCGGCCCACAGCGATGGCCTACGGCAGGCACAGGCGATGGTCGCCGACCTGCGCACCCGGTGGACCGGCTAA
- a CDS encoding tetratricopeptide repeat protein yields MSVTQVVKVESGFGYGLIGADLHVFADRGPVYVLTCHQPAPPSDPAWLPEQPSRLLNARHRIVPFRGRDDELARLSRWRDGRGMSAMWLHGAGGAGKTRLAAEFADLSAAAGWKVVDTRHGPGTVIPPPGSQDLTLDGAAGLLMVVDYADRWPLTHLAWLMSNAILHRGVPTRLLLLARSAYAWQAVRSSVEELDGSVHDLPLGPLPADRERMFLAARDAFAGRYGIAPETVAVPARLNDPEFGLTLTVHMAALVAVDAGARQGGTAGDAAAGDPAALSAYLLDREHRHWTRLHESRVDGLEFGTAPSEMTRLVFTAALTGATAYDSGVQILRSLDLPGHPDALLADHARCYPATEPATVLEPLYPDRLAEDFLALTLPGHPAHGYQSRPWAPSTMATLVHGGATTYAGRALTFLAAAAAPGRWPHVAEHLAVVLRDAPELALTGGSATLGALADIDDLDPAVLAALDPLLPERAQADLDLGLAAIARRRADQATASGMTGEPLAALFVTLARRYVNAGLFEPALDAATRVTALVDGRGAVAAAGAYERSRALSGLGRRVEAEAAVAQAVDIYRDLADRDGDVHRPRLADALHLLGRESTRPEPTRMAQALAQTEEAVAIYRGLVEADQRRYLPDLASALNSLTIRLLEIGRRDECLAAALEAVAIRRGLAERDPDTFLQDLATSLNNLGNAYAAKGNHYEALAVSRDAVGIRRRLTETNPYAYEQALALALNNLGMRLHTLGHAGEAVTVLREAEARLRDLMGTNPAANRQFLGLVLVNLASALPPTQPEQTLAFTAEAAEVFRWLAADRPDTYLGGLAKALNNHSAALSAVGQNRKALAVIEEAVALRRPLAETDPSWLPDLAASLENHATTLQNLGRARQAPAPQREAASIRDRLADADDPIAKAGATVAALRQGGNPADLAAALANLGSILARSDPVAAEDPLDEASRIYRTLAETEPELYEPRLAGVLNNEAANYLGLGQAATAVYVAETLVALLRRLTERAPAFYQPALARALSVQAAAQGQSGDFAAGEQSVREAIAQYKQLVQQAPYVFKAELKTVRLLESQLHLAPVVQAKVRKRFSRYGLRPSIMDRLGLTSGPVMVVVTILVGLVIAVVVAVVFVVALPWTVVRLILRRIRGGTTG; encoded by the coding sequence GTGTCGGTCACCCAGGTCGTCAAGGTCGAGAGTGGATTCGGGTACGGCCTGATCGGCGCGGATCTGCACGTCTTCGCGGACCGCGGTCCGGTGTACGTCCTCACCTGTCACCAGCCGGCGCCCCCGTCGGATCCCGCCTGGCTGCCCGAGCAGCCCAGCCGGCTGCTCAACGCCCGGCATCGGATCGTGCCGTTCCGCGGGCGCGACGACGAACTGGCCCGGCTGAGCCGGTGGCGTGACGGCCGCGGGATGTCCGCGATGTGGCTGCATGGGGCGGGCGGAGCGGGAAAGACGCGGCTGGCCGCCGAGTTCGCGGACCTGAGCGCCGCCGCCGGGTGGAAGGTGGTGGATACCCGGCACGGGCCGGGTACGGTGATCCCGCCGCCCGGGAGCCAGGACCTGACCCTGGATGGCGCGGCCGGCCTGCTGATGGTCGTGGACTACGCCGACCGGTGGCCGTTGACTCACCTGGCCTGGTTGATGAGCAACGCGATCCTGCACCGGGGCGTGCCGACGCGGCTGCTCCTGCTGGCCCGCTCCGCGTACGCCTGGCAGGCGGTGCGATCCTCGGTGGAGGAGCTCGACGGCTCCGTCCATGATCTGCCGCTCGGGCCGCTGCCGGCCGACCGGGAGCGCATGTTCCTGGCGGCCCGCGACGCCTTCGCCGGCCGGTACGGCATCGCGCCGGAGACCGTCGCCGTGCCGGCACGGCTCAACGATCCCGAGTTCGGGTTGACTCTCACCGTGCACATGGCGGCGTTGGTCGCCGTGGACGCCGGCGCCCGGCAGGGTGGCACAGCCGGCGACGCCGCGGCCGGCGACCCGGCCGCGCTGTCGGCGTACCTGCTCGATCGCGAGCACCGGCACTGGACCCGGCTGCACGAGTCCAGAGTGGACGGTCTGGAGTTCGGCACCGCGCCGTCGGAGATGACCCGGCTGGTGTTCACCGCCGCGCTCACCGGCGCCACGGCGTACGACAGCGGGGTCCAGATCCTTCGCTCGCTCGACCTGCCCGGCCACCCGGACGCCCTGCTGGCCGACCACGCGCGCTGCTACCCCGCGACCGAGCCCGCCACCGTGCTGGAACCGCTGTACCCGGACCGGCTGGCCGAGGACTTCCTGGCGCTGACGCTCCCGGGCCACCCGGCGCACGGGTACCAGTCGAGACCGTGGGCGCCGTCCACCATGGCGACGCTCGTACACGGTGGTGCGACGACGTACGCCGGCCGGGCGCTGACGTTCCTGGCAGCGGCGGCCGCGCCCGGGCGTTGGCCGCATGTGGCCGAGCACCTCGCCGTGGTGCTGCGCGACGCGCCGGAGCTGGCGCTGACCGGCGGCAGCGCCACCCTCGGCGCACTGGCCGACATCGACGATCTCGACCCTGCTGTGCTGGCCGCGCTCGACCCGCTGCTGCCCGAACGCGCCCAGGCCGACCTGGACCTGGGCCTCGCGGCGATCGCGCGGCGCCGCGCCGACCAGGCGACCGCGTCGGGCATGACCGGCGAGCCGCTCGCCGCCCTGTTCGTGACGCTTGCCCGCCGGTACGTCAACGCCGGCCTGTTCGAGCCGGCGCTGGATGCGGCGACGCGGGTCACGGCGCTGGTCGACGGGCGCGGTGCGGTGGCGGCCGCCGGCGCGTACGAGCGGAGCCGGGCGCTCAGCGGGCTCGGCCGGCGGGTCGAGGCGGAGGCGGCCGTCGCGCAGGCCGTGGACATCTACCGCGACCTGGCCGACCGGGACGGCGACGTCCACAGACCACGGTTGGCCGACGCGCTGCACCTGCTGGGCCGGGAGTCCACCCGACCGGAGCCGACCAGGATGGCACAGGCGCTCGCCCAGACCGAGGAGGCCGTGGCCATCTACCGCGGGCTCGTCGAGGCGGACCAGCGGCGGTACCTCCCGGACCTGGCGAGCGCGCTCAACAGCCTGACCATCCGGCTGCTGGAGATCGGCAGGCGGGACGAGTGCCTCGCCGCGGCTCTGGAGGCCGTGGCGATCCGGCGCGGGCTCGCCGAGCGGGATCCCGACACGTTCCTGCAGGACCTCGCCACGTCCCTGAACAACCTCGGAAACGCCTACGCGGCGAAGGGCAACCACTACGAGGCTCTGGCGGTCAGCCGGGACGCGGTGGGCATCCGCCGCCGGCTCACCGAGACCAACCCGTACGCGTACGAGCAGGCGCTGGCCTTGGCCCTGAACAACCTCGGCATGCGGCTGCACACGCTGGGCCACGCCGGCGAGGCGGTCACGGTGCTGCGGGAGGCCGAGGCCAGGCTGCGCGACCTGATGGGGACGAATCCGGCGGCCAACCGCCAGTTCCTCGGCCTGGTCCTGGTCAACCTGGCCAGCGCGTTGCCGCCCACCCAGCCGGAGCAGACTCTCGCGTTCACCGCCGAGGCCGCCGAGGTCTTTCGGTGGCTGGCCGCGGACCGGCCCGACACCTACCTCGGCGGGCTGGCCAAGGCGCTCAACAACCATAGTGCCGCCCTGTCGGCCGTGGGCCAGAACCGCAAGGCGCTGGCTGTCATCGAGGAGGCGGTCGCGCTCCGGCGCCCGCTGGCCGAGACCGACCCCTCGTGGTTGCCCGACCTGGCGGCGTCGTTGGAGAACCACGCCACGACCCTGCAGAACCTCGGCCGCGCCCGCCAGGCGCCGGCTCCACAGCGCGAAGCGGCCTCGATCCGGGACCGGCTGGCCGACGCGGATGACCCGATCGCCAAGGCCGGGGCGACCGTTGCCGCGCTGCGGCAGGGCGGCAACCCGGCGGATCTCGCCGCAGCCCTGGCGAACCTCGGCAGCATCCTGGCGCGGAGCGACCCCGTGGCGGCCGAGGACCCCCTCGACGAGGCGTCCCGCATCTACCGGACGCTCGCCGAGACCGAACCGGAACTGTACGAGCCACGGCTCGCGGGCGTCCTGAACAACGAGGCGGCGAACTACCTCGGGCTGGGGCAGGCCGCCACGGCCGTCTACGTCGCCGAGACGCTGGTGGCGCTGCTGCGGCGCCTGACCGAGCGCGCACCGGCCTTCTACCAACCGGCGCTCGCCCGAGCCCTCTCCGTGCAGGCCGCGGCGCAGGGCCAGAGCGGCGACTTCGCCGCGGGCGAGCAGAGCGTGCGGGAGGCCATCGCGCAGTACAAGCAACTCGTCCAGCAGGCACCGTACGTCTTCAAAGCGGAGCTGAAAACGGTCCGATTGCTGGAGAGCCAGCTGCATCTGGCGCCCGTGGTACAGGCCAAGGTGCGCAAGCGATTCAGCCGCTACGGCCTGCGTCCGTCCATCATGGACCGGTTGGGGCTGACGTCCGGTCCGGTCATGGTCGTCGTCACGATCCTGGTGGGCCTCGTGATTGCCGTGGTCGTCGCCGTGGTGTTCGTCGTGGCCCTTCCCTGGACTGTCGTACGCCTGATCCTGCGCCGCATCCGCGGTGGAACGACCGGTTAG
- a CDS encoding universal stress protein — MLARDGDRSRLGPRSLGPHTRFVIDHAPCGVLLVWPDQPPDLATLPPRPGPRHGG, encoded by the coding sequence GTGCTGGCCCGGGACGGCGACCGCAGCCGGCTCGGTCCGCGCAGCCTCGGCCCGCACACCCGGTTCGTGATCGACCACGCGCCCTGCGGCGTCCTGCTGGTCTGGCCCGATCAGCCGCCAGACCTCGCCACCCTGCCACCTCGGCCGGGTCCGCGGCACGGCGGCTAA